From Nitrospirota bacterium, a single genomic window includes:
- a CDS encoding type II secretion system F family protein translates to MTGVLDSSGRDAVATHLSQIGYLPVRIEEARGWDWREAIKNLEESLTQVTPQDKIILTRQMATLIDAGLSFVAVFDALIEQTPNPRLKNILTQVRRDVEGGMRFSDSLAKHPAVFETLYVSMVRAGEESGTLDEMLNRLASLAEHDAEVRARIKSATRYPKIVILALVIAFGVIAGFVMPRFTALYSQFNATLPLPTRIMIGISHTVQSYGLVMLAAIVAVSVGVLYYVRSETGRPVWDAFKLKLPIFGPIFLKSALSKFARVFGTLNRCGLPALQALEIVSKTVNNVAIARAIDMIQDGARQGKGLVQPMKGARLFPAGVLQMVAIGEETGQLEPMLMKVSEYYDREVDYSLRTLATSIEPILLTVIGGVVLFLALAVMMPWWNLINVYRGGGG, encoded by the coding sequence ATGACCGGAGTCCTCGACTCATCGGGCCGCGACGCCGTTGCGACCCACCTCAGCCAGATCGGGTACCTCCCGGTCCGCATCGAAGAGGCGAGGGGGTGGGACTGGCGAGAGGCGATCAAAAATCTCGAAGAATCGCTCACCCAAGTCACGCCACAGGACAAGATCATCCTGACCAGGCAGATGGCCACGCTGATCGACGCGGGTCTGTCGTTCGTGGCGGTGTTCGACGCGCTGATCGAGCAGACGCCCAACCCCCGGCTCAAAAACATCCTCACTCAGGTCCGACGTGATGTGGAAGGCGGCATGCGATTCTCGGACTCACTCGCCAAACACCCCGCGGTGTTCGAAACGCTCTACGTCAGCATGGTGCGGGCGGGGGAAGAATCCGGAACTCTGGATGAGATGCTTAACCGCTTGGCGTCATTGGCCGAACATGATGCCGAAGTCCGCGCACGAATCAAATCCGCAACGCGTTATCCCAAGATCGTGATCCTAGCGCTAGTGATAGCGTTTGGAGTGATTGCAGGGTTTGTCATGCCCCGCTTCACCGCACTTTACTCACAGTTCAACGCGACGTTGCCGCTTCCCACCCGCATCATGATTGGCATCAGCCACACCGTCCAGTCCTACGGGCTCGTAATGCTAGCCGCGATCGTCGCCGTGTCCGTCGGCGTGTTGTATTACGTCCGATCGGAAACCGGCCGTCCGGTGTGGGATGCCTTCAAACTCAAGCTGCCGATCTTTGGGCCGATCTTTCTCAAGTCGGCACTCTCCAAGTTTGCTCGTGTGTTCGGCACGCTCAACCGCTGTGGATTGCCCGCGCTTCAGGCCTTGGAGATCGTGTCGAAAACCGTCAACAACGTGGCCATCGCTCGGGCGATCGACATGATCCAGGATGGCGCCCGGCAGGGAAAGGGTCTCGTCCAGCCGATGAAAGGCGCCAGGCTCTTTCCGGCCGGCGTACTCCAGATGGTGGCTATTGGAGAAGAAACTGGTCAGCTCGAACCAATGTTGATGAAAGTGTCCGAGTACTACGATCGAGAGGTCGACTACTCGCTGCGGACATTGGCCACGTCCATCGAGCCCATTCTGCTGACAGTCATCGGTGGGGTGGTGCTGTTCCTGGCGTTGGCCGTGATGATGCCGTGGTGGAATCTGATCAACGTGTATCGGGGCGGCGGGGGGTGA
- a CDS encoding type II secretion system protein, whose protein sequence is MRLIRSERGFTLIELVIVLVILGILGAVAMLGYVDLSAQARDAAIEGTFGSHSSQLAIAIGLCRSLPAQASGTGACNGTTDFAGDFETTVYNAVGVTGSEIARSAYGTPAAGQFNICSGSTGNGRFTTVTYNPAATPQLVRAAIANWAGGLTCATAS, encoded by the coding sequence ATGCGGTTGATTCGGAGTGAAAGGGGCTTCACGTTGATCGAGTTAGTGATCGTGCTGGTGATTCTGGGCATCTTGGGTGCGGTAGCAATGCTGGGATACGTCGATCTGAGCGCCCAGGCGCGTGACGCGGCCATCGAAGGGACGTTCGGATCACATTCTTCTCAGCTGGCCATTGCCATCGGTTTGTGTCGAAGCCTCCCGGCCCAAGCCAGCGGGACCGGTGCTTGTAATGGCACAACCGACTTTGCGGGCGACTTCGAAACCACCGTCTACAACGCAGTCGGTGTCACCGGCAGCGAAATTGCGAGAAGCGCGTATGGGACCCCTGCTGCGGGACAATTCAATATCTGCTCGGGTTCAACAGGGAACGGGCGGTTTACGACGGTCACATACAACCCCGCAGCGACTCCACAGCTCGTAAGGGCGGCTATCGCGAACTGGGCCGGGGGATTGACCTGCGCAACGGCTTCGTAA
- a CDS encoding ATPase, T2SS/T4P/T4SS family codes for MAQPQQKRKKIGEMLIAEGLLTQEQLETALEEQRRHGGRIGAILKSLGFVTEEGIIKTLGRQTGIPHQVLSTVIIDSDVVKLVPELMARRHQAIPLYKKGRVLTLAMVDPLNVVALDDVGRATGLEIQPVVATEQDVMRAIERQYGMTSTIQEAVKNLEPLEVEEPSTAEAERLAEDTPVVKFVTTVITQAVHEGASDIHIEPDADVLRVRHRVDGVLVEVTTAPKGLQGGVLSRVKIMADLDISERRVPQDGRIQMKVGERDIDLRVSTLPTIYGEKVVLRILDKRQGIVKLPDLGFAPGAFEVVKRLVARPYGLFLVTGPTGSGKTTTLCAALNTINTIARNIVTIEDPVEYQLKVVNQVQVNAKAGVTFANGLRSILRQDPDVIMIGEIRDRETATIAIQAALTGHLVFSTLHTNDAPSAVARLIDIGVEPYLIASSLIGVVAQRLVRKICPTCRKPTVVPADAFAGITPESGTLSPAKGAGCSGCRNTGYSGRIGIFELLTVTDALRDLVINRAPATLLKNTALQGGFVPLRQAGLAKAAAGITTLEEVYRVTQEADGE; via the coding sequence ATGGCACAGCCTCAACAAAAGCGTAAGAAGATCGGCGAAATGCTGATCGCCGAGGGGTTGCTCACGCAGGAGCAGCTTGAAACTGCCCTCGAGGAGCAACGTCGGCACGGCGGTCGCATCGGTGCGATCTTGAAGAGCCTCGGGTTCGTGACCGAGGAAGGCATCATCAAAACTCTGGGACGCCAAACCGGAATTCCGCACCAGGTCCTGTCCACCGTCATCATCGACTCCGACGTGGTCAAGCTCGTCCCGGAATTGATGGCGCGGCGCCACCAGGCGATCCCGCTTTACAAGAAGGGAAGAGTGCTGACCCTCGCAATGGTCGATCCCCTCAACGTGGTCGCCCTGGACGACGTCGGGCGCGCCACGGGGCTGGAGATCCAGCCGGTGGTGGCGACCGAGCAGGACGTGATGCGCGCGATCGAACGCCAATACGGCATGACGTCGACCATCCAGGAGGCGGTCAAGAACTTGGAGCCGCTGGAGGTGGAAGAGCCGTCCACGGCCGAGGCCGAACGGCTGGCCGAGGATACGCCGGTCGTCAAGTTCGTCACCACCGTCATCACACAAGCGGTCCATGAAGGCGCGAGCGACATCCATATCGAGCCCGACGCGGACGTGTTGCGGGTGCGTCACCGCGTGGACGGCGTGCTCGTGGAGGTGACCACGGCGCCCAAGGGCCTGCAGGGCGGGGTGCTCTCGCGCGTCAAGATCATGGCGGATCTGGATATCTCGGAACGACGCGTGCCGCAGGACGGCCGCATCCAAATGAAAGTGGGCGAGCGCGATATCGATCTCCGCGTGTCCACGTTGCCCACGATCTATGGCGAAAAGGTGGTGCTCCGGATCCTGGACAAGCGCCAAGGCATCGTCAAGCTTCCGGATCTGGGCTTCGCCCCGGGTGCGTTCGAAGTCGTGAAGCGCCTGGTGGCCAGACCCTACGGGCTCTTTCTGGTCACTGGCCCCACCGGGAGCGGGAAAACCACCACGCTGTGCGCGGCATTGAACACGATCAACACCATCGCCCGCAACATCGTGACGATCGAAGACCCGGTCGAATACCAGTTGAAGGTTGTGAATCAAGTCCAGGTCAACGCCAAGGCCGGGGTCACGTTTGCCAACGGTCTGCGGTCCATCCTGCGTCAGGACCCGGACGTGATCATGATCGGCGAAATCCGCGACCGCGAGACCGCCACCATCGCGATCCAGGCCGCGCTGACCGGCCACCTCGTCTTCTCCACGTTGCACACGAACGACGCGCCCAGCGCCGTGGCGCGGTTGATCGACATCGGGGTGGAACCCTACTTGATCGCGTCGTCGTTGATCGGCGTGGTGGCCCAACGGTTGGTCCGCAAAATTTGTCCCACCTGCCGCAAGCCCACCGTGGTGCCGGCCGACGCGTTCGCCGGGATCACCCCGGAAAGCGGGACGTTGTCGCCGGCCAAGGGGGCGGGTTGCTCGGGTTGCCGCAACACCGGGTACAGCGGCCGTATCGGCATTTTCGAATTGTTGACCGTGACCGACGCGTTGCGCGATCTGGTCATCAATCGCGCGCCCGCCACGCTACTCAAGAACACGGCGTTGCAAGGAGGGTTCGTGCCGTTGCGGCAGGCTGGATTGGCCAAAGCTGCGGCCGGGATCACCACGCTCGAAGAGGTCTACCGCGTCACGCAGGAAGCGGATGGCGAGTGA